A region of the Pseudorasbora parva isolate DD20220531a chromosome 18, ASM2467924v1, whole genome shotgun sequence genome:
CTGCAGCTTCAGAGTCTATTTATTATGGAGAGGGCAGGACGtttcagattctagagagcatttgattggacagaaaatcttaTGAGAAGTTGAGAAGTGTGAACGTTAGTTGTGAATGTGGCCTCACACACACTTGATTCACGCCTGGCATTTCTTACCTTGGGTTTTATGTTTGGGGAAGGAAAAAAATTCCACCCTCCTTCCAAAACTTTTAGGATAGGTATCAGATTTGCACAATCCATACGCACAAGTTTGCATCAGCATGTTTCCCTTGCTCGAAAGCTTGACAGAACTTCCGCGCCTAGTTACGGTTGCTAAGCTACGATTGGCCTGTGGCAGTTTTCGGGGCGTGGCTTATCGAAGGGTCAATTGtatataaataatgttaaaatacCACTGAATCAGATGAGCGATGTATGCTCATTTCACTTTAGAATCAGGGTCATTCTTTTAGAAATGGGTTGAACTAAAATTGCCATTCTGTAATGTTTGATCCCACAAAAAGAACTCCTACATTTTTATCTGTACCATGTAGACACTAGACAGATTCCGAAATGGGGAAAACTTAGATAAACCTATTGTCATGAGGATTACGTGGCAGCTGTTATCAGGTACAAGCCGTTTTCTGGGTCTGTTGATACTGGGGCAGTTACTGTATTTGACCGAGAGCCAAGAAATCACCTCTGAAGCAGCTCTTGAACATTTATTGACTCTTACTGGCTGAAAACCTGCCTGAAGGCGTTTGTCAAAGGCACATTCATATGATGAGGGGGTACTTGAGATTATGATTGAATAGAGACGAGGTTCACATGGAGGGAATAATATGTCAGTGTCATTTCCTTCTTGCAATCGTCTTAACTTTGAGTGACACAACTAGGACATTGATACCCTCACACTGTGGAGAATGCTGATTTGAAACATCTGCAAGGAAACAGTTCGGTGCCCACTAGGATatacaaaaaaagttgggacactgtacaaattgtgaataaaaacagaatgcaatgacgCGGaagtttcaatattttattcagaatacaacatagataacatatcacatttttaaactgagaaaatgtataattttaaggggaaaataaaattttaaatttcatggcatcaacacatttaaaaaaaaagttaggacaaggccatgtttaccactgtgtggcatcccctcttctttttataacagtctgctaATGTCTGGGGCCTGAGGAGaaaagttgctcaagtttaggaataggattgttgtcccattcttgtctaatacagacttctagctgctcaactgtcttaggtttTTTTGTCgtatcttcctctttatgatgcaccaaatatTTTTATGGGTGAAaaatctggactgcaggctggccatttcagtacccggatccttcttctacgaacccatgatgttgtaattgatgcagtatgtggtctggcattgccATGTtagaaaatgcaaggtcttccctgaaagagatgacgtctggatgggagcatatgttgttctagaacagTAGTTCCTGCACATTTTGGATGTATTCCTatatctgacacacccatttcagatcttgcagtctctactaatgagctcatgagttgaatcaggtgggttagatgagggagacatacaacaTGTGCAGGGCTAGTGGTAAGctgatgtgtaagctgcccatgccacacacactcatgaagcCCCTTACCATCAGAGATgtggcttctgaactgagtgctgataacaacttgggttgtccttgtcctcattagtccggatgacacaacattattcagcattgtcttctcttccgcgtttgttttcaaacctcaaataaagattcaaacggtcatgaatcagcagattgattcatgattcggatcaccaatgtcacgtgatttcagcagtttgacgcgtgatccgaatcatgaatcaatccgctgattcatgaccgctTGAATCTTTAtgtgaggtttgaaaacaaacgcggaagagaagacaatgctaaataaagtcgtagtttttgttatttttggatcaaaatgtattttcgatgcttcaagagactctaattaactaactgatgtgacatatggactactttgatgatgttttattccctttctggacatggacagtatagtgtgcatacacttagatacactgttggactaaatctaaaatatcttaaaatgttttctgaagACGAACAGAGGTCTTATTGGTGTGGAACAAccttagggtgagtcattagtgacataaatttaattttatggGTCCTTTTAGTACTGCCCCAGTAACAAGCTGTTGTAACAGTTTTTACAGTACAATTTTATGTGTGACATTTGGTTTAGTGTCAAAGGAAAAGCATCTGTTACTAACTCATTATTTGTTCCAAATATGACCTTTTGTCCATAGACCACTATATGATCAAATTGTAATTAATGTACTGGTTGTTTTATGGCTAGACTGAGGCATTCATGTTTTAAGAAGTAAAAAGAAGCAGCAGCATAAAAGTCATCAATAATGGTTGTGGATAATATTTACTTTGAAGTCACAAGATATTTGTGTGGGGAACAAACCAAAGTTAATGCTGATATTCTTCCCCATGTTGTGAGCTGTTTAAAGCTGCAACCCGACAAACTAAATTAAACTCCAATTTGGGAACAAATCATTTAGGCTGGTTTTGTGAACTGGATCAACAAATTCATTGACAAATTCTGAGCGCTTTTTCTGTCATGAACTTCCATTAAAGCTGCACTGAATAAAGACTTCATTTCTGTttgttcctcacacaaagctatCATTTGACTTCATAGGACAGAAATGATATACTACtgcatctttttttctttagtaCCACAGatgaaataatttaatttgtacttttagtttttattctgggttattcAGAAGTGCTTTGAGTTTGATCTGATGAGCAGTAAAGAGTTTCACCAGAAAGTTTCAGAAGCAATTATTGTAATCTTGTCATTACTGATACAATCCTTAAAAACAAAACTTGTGTCATCTTGATAGCATGCATattatatagtatttttttagCTGAATTCCAAAGAGGTGTAGCTCACTATGATTAAAATGACTTACTTCCTCTTTGGAAGATGCCAGTGATGTAATCTTATTGTTACTGTGGTTAGAAACCCGTCCCATTGCCATTGATTCATTACTTCTACTTCCTCTTTGGTCAAAAAAGTTGATAGATCCACAGTCAGTCTTTATGTCATAGGAATGCTCATCATGTGATGCGCTTGTGTGTTCATTTTACTTGTAGGATTTTAggatttcaaaaaaaaaaaaccttaatacCAGTTCCAAATAATACCCAATGTCTGTTCTACGGAATCAAGAGCCTGGAGGATTTCTGATGCttcttaaaatattattttaattgaagtttggttttgttttgttgttgtcagAATTCATTTTGGTTTACATTAACATGTAAATGCTGTTTAGAAATGAGTTTAAATGTGTGCCAAATGCTAGTCTGAGGAGGGCTTCCCCATGTAAGTCTTAGTTCCTCCCAAGGTTTCTTCCTAACTAAATCTGAGGGAGTTTTCCTCATTATTGTCAACTTTGACTTGGTTTGTAAGACATTGTTGTTTTATAAAACTGCTATTGTGACCCTTGTGAAGCCTTGTGaacatccgtccatccatccatccatccatccatccatccatccatccatccatccatccatccatccatccatccattcatcaacctaggggtgggcgatatctcaatatttaaaatatatcgagatattttttcaactcgatatggattttgacatatcgtatatatcaatatattgtttatatttaattctgattttgCCACTTTGCATGTTTTTCTTCTCTGTGCTGTGCTCGCTCCGCTCGCGCGCCTCCCGTCTCCTTGCTTTTGTTCCCCAtcccctcgcgtgttgtctcattgaacacggctgcttccacaaccaggtgaggattagttatcatgttgacaagcgtgTGCTTTGTTTAAGACTTAGTTTAGAGACCATtattttccttctaacacaactgcttgcttaaattcataaagaaatattaatgttcatcatagttcaaatcacaagtttcacccacagtcaggtgattgacactattGGTGCGAGACGCACTCACAGTCGCAATCATGTCAGTTTATGATtcgtgtctaactgatcgcatgattttcggttaaaatgtcaaaatgatcgcatattatttgaaaacatttaaaaattattgcaaaatcattattattattttgtcagctttatcactggattatgatgaataggtctattcatgttttaaccaagagggaaagacgcaacatcccgggtgtcctgagacacagtgctcttctttaagttgtgttgtatcatatagcctaccttctgacgttcatatttcgttctgtaagtgaaaaagaaagaaagcttGCCTCATGGGTAGCCTGCATGATCCGCATGATGAGGCACTCAGTCACGCTTTAGTAAAGAGCACGACATATAGcctactgtttgaattttgatacaaatttaacaggaactggtgttatgacaaaatcagtttatttatatctcagtcatgccccaaactttctgcaaaatgcttactgtttactttaaatgtaaaaagaaGAGTCTTTGATtaatcttttgaaagcatgaaattaATGAAAAGAAGGctattatttcttttattttacagttaaattgttattatttatgtaatcaggtagttttttttaaatgtcaaaagcACTTTTTTCCTACATGAACtaactacctctttgcacttcaataaaaaaaagactttatAATATTTGGCATATTCGTTTTTGcgtttttggggggttatttttccCGTAAAGATATCaagatatatattgtatatcgagatatattttttgctccatatcgcccagccctacatccatccatccatccatccatccatccatccatccatccatccatccatccatccatccatccatccatccatccatccatccatccatccatccatccatccatccatccatccatccatgattGTATGATATTGTCTTGTGCTTCATTGGAAGCAATGAAATCTGACATTTTAATCAAAGAAGttcataataaatgtaatacattttctCATTTGAATAATGTTCCAAAATATAGCACAGAACCATGAATATTTCTTGATTTTATCCAttctattcatttttttattgttttatttgaacactgtttattTCCAGGTCTAAATAAgaatttgtatttcagattttCAGTGTGATCTCAAACTTTTAGATTCGACTATACTGTATATTAGACATATGCAGATTCTATATTAGAGTATTAAGATCTCCTGTTTTAAAGCATTAGACAAGTCAAAAAAGAGGGACTCCATATGGCTTATATAAAGCTTCTTTTTGTGCCATCTCCAGGCGCTCTGACTGAATGCTACGATGAGCTGGGGAAACCGCTACCAGCTGCCCGTCTACTGCCTCTCCCCTCCCGTCAACATGATCGAGGAAAAGAGCGAGTCGGAGACCATTGAGGCCCCGGAAGCTCCAGCTAGCGAGGGCCAGGAGTGCCAGTTGCGTCTCCGTCTTTCCACGGGCCGGGATCTACGCTTGGCCGTCCGCACCAGCGACAACGTCCAGCAGATGAAGCGCCGTCTTCAGACCCAGGAAGGTGTGGCGGCCACCAGCCAGCGCTGGTTCTTTTCGGGCCGACCGCTCACCGACAAGATGAAGCTGGACGAACTGAAGATCTCTAGAGACTATGTTGTCCAGGTGATCGTCAGCCAGCCTCCCACAACCCCACCACTGCCGCAGAACCCCCACACCTGTCGAAAACTAAATGCCTCCTTGGGAATTTTTTACCGGCACACCAAGTGTGAATGGTGTGCGTGGGCTTCAAGATCTTTTAGAAGATTTCTTCGGGATTGGCCGTTTGAGTCTAGAGTGAACATCTCTAGAGGCTtctccctttaaataacacactgCCTTGGACTTACAGCTCCTCTAAGGGAGTTGAGATTCAGAATTTCTGGTTAAAAGTCTCAGGGTTAGAAAACTGGAGCCCTGAATTGACCAATAGAGGTGCAATGAGTATGGTTTTGGCAAGGGAAACTTAATGCTTTGTTATCTTCAGGATTATGGAGTTATACTCTTCATATTCTGTTAGTTTTTCTTGTGACCAGAGCATATGTCTGCAAGGCAGACCAGAAGTGTGGACCTACCTGTGTCTGTCAGAACTTGAATTTCTAAACCGGAGACACTTGAGGCCAAATTGGACTTTATGAACCGCTATTGGCTTTCAGCAACAGGAGATCACTTGTCGGGACTCTTTTCCtaagttttgtttttattagaaACTCTGtaaccaaaaatatataaagatttttaaGAAGAGGGAGACCTGTTACATGTTGCATAAACAATGCTTgtctcaccccccccccccccccacacacacacacaccatatttgATCCCTGTTCTTCATCAGATACTACATCGACTACATAAATTCTTTAAACAGCATTtgttcagtttttttatttttaggaaaGTTTCGGTCAAATACACTAGTAGATCAGCTGTTTGACATCTGCCTCATTTGGGAACATGTGCTTTTGCTTGAAAGCGGTCGTCACCTTTTGCAGATAGCTTTCAGTTCAGAGAGATATTCCAATCTTCACCAAGCATATTTGACCTTCCTCACTCCCTGTCAAACTGTCCCCACAGAAGTGTGAAATTGGTATGGAGGAAAGATTTCAGTCATTACCCGCGCAACCGTTCAGATTCCTTGTAATTTGAGGTGCTTTTAAGGCATTTATTCAGCTCTGCAAGGTGGCCATGATGCTATGCTTTGCCTCAAGCATCCCGGGGATATATAAGGGTGAGAAGGGGGTAATCATGtgatgagagtgtgtgtgtacacgCGTGAAAAGGGAAGCAAGTGATTTAATAGAAGTATGGCTGCATATTTCTATGGCTGAACAAGATGGGGTTGGAACAAATATGGCTGGGGAGGACACGGAATGTAGCTCTGAATGTAGCTGAGCGAAGACATCCTCAACAACATACTCTATAtacatgttttcttttattgcTTTATGTTGAGAAGGATAGTAGGACAGGAAATGGGAAATGACAGGAGCCAGACTCGAATGAGCTGCGCAGCTCAATATGTCATAGCACGTGCGCTAACCGCAAGCACAGGACTCTTAAGTGTTTTTAAACGGATTCAAGACTTTGTCCTGATGAAAGAGAATTCGAAACAGTTGCATATTTTAATGATACAGAATGcgttttttaattaaaagatGATGAAACATTTGTACACCTCAGTATTGCTGTGTCTGATTTTGTTACAGTAttgctattatatatatatttaaaatattatatataatatataatattttatatattataaatatattatattagtgctgtcaaattgattaatcacaattaatctcatccaaaataaaagtttgtgtttacataatatatgtgtgtactgtgtataattatttggtatatttgaacacacacacatacatgtatatatttaagaaatatttgcatgtgtatactgtatgtttttattttattttataaataacacttcttatattttatgcatgtgtgtatttatacataataactaatattaaataaacaaatatatgaATTTGACAgcaccaatatatatatatatatatatatatataaaagtgttggtaaaaaagtttttccatgtttaatttttttgggtTTAATGtcatggtttaaaaaaaaaagaagaagtctCTAATGCTCACAACCAAATGCATTTGATCAAAACATAGAAGAAAAAGACAGTAAAAAGTATaatatttagaaatatttttatattttatacatattatttattatattttaatatattttataatgttcaatttatttccGTAAcggcaaagctgatttttttaaTCTGTCACTTATTATGCATCATtgctcaataaaagtattaatttcttttataaaaaattaaatcttACCTACACCCAAATGTTTACACAGTAGTGtataaaatttatatttatattttaaatttatgcGCACATGTATATTTATGAAATTTTAAAGGAATACtttaattatgtatttgaagcaatatttcattatatatatatatacagtttaaaataattagtaaaatatatttaaagttaaTAGTTTGCTGAATGCCCTTTGTTTGATATTTCTATTAATGAATTATTGGTAATAACTAAGAATGCATGATATATCAGCCACCATGTTGGTATCGGCCGATGTATATgttaatttttaatgttatttaaacattttaaatttggcTGATATCTTAAAGCCGATAAATAATGGATTATTTCCTTCAGATGTGCATTGTTCGCCATGATGGTTTTTAAGAACTTAAAATATGATTGGAAAATACAGTGCAAGTCTGTCATATAGGCTTtttgataatataataaaaatataattgtgtgcttgggacatggcttttaatggtgagacttttgtttttgtaatcaggctctcaaaaaCATTTGGCCGATAACatttatcggccaatatatcATTTattggctttcaaatataaagaattatcagtaTCAGCCAAAATTTTAATATTGGTGCATCTCTGGTAATAACCAGTCTGTTGTATAAGGCTTATTTGTTTGACCCTGCTTAGAGTTGAAGCCAATGAGTGTTACTATACACAAAATAACATTTGTATTAAATATGAATAACATTTCATGTCAGCGCCTATACAAACATCAGCTCTAAACCAAGTTAAATATGTGCTTTTATTCAGTTAAAAAACATCTTTCAGTAAATATGTGCTTTATTCAGCCCGTTCAAAGAGTCTTTTGTGTTATGATGGGGAAGCAGCAGTTCACCCTGGATTTTCTTTGTTTCCTGAGAAAgactgtttttttctctctcctttATTACTTTGCAAGTTATAAAAAGCTTTAGAGGTTTTCATAGATgtgttaataattaataaactgGGTTTTTTAGGCTAGCATTATATTAGAGGAACTGTGGAACTATACGCAAGAATGACCATGCcggtatattaatatattaaccAATGGTTTAAGAAGAAATCTTTATTGCGGATGCATTTATGGACTGAAGCGTCACAGAAGCGTCCTCTTCTTTATTATTGATTTGGAAGCAGGATTTGAGTGGATGGTTGTTAGAGTAACTGTGACCACTGTAGAAAATGTCATCTTAATGCTGAAGTTCAACAAATTACCCTTGACTGTGAATTTTGGTTTGTGGTTGATGAACACATACGTGGATAAAGGTTCACACTTTCTATTGTGGGTCACTGCTTTTATACGTCACTACGACTCAGGACAGAGGCTGTGGTGTAACAACTACTGCAAAGATATATTTACATGGTACAATTACTGTATGTACAAATTGGCACTCTCTACATTTGCCTTTGGCAGCAGTAGCCTAGTTCATTTTCACCATTAACTTCATTTGAAGGAACAAATATGCAATTATACATATCTTAAATAACAAATATGTAGTTATAGGATATATGTATGGATATATTAAAAATGACTATGCGCCCATTGAAACCTTTCATGTATGTATAAACCATATATttgtaaactaaaaaaaaaaaaattgggtttacaaaataagtaacctggttgagtttttgagtttgtttagataaaaaaattaagttgatacaatgaagtaaattggtttaataaatagaaactcaaaatattattttatctgaccacataaaaaatgtgataaatcatgaaaatagccatTTGGCATTGTtttactgcgtcatcagaaataacacacacacaattacccaatatgcttacaaaatcttttaataatatttgaatattagGTTGAATAAAggttggttgccttaaaattttgagtttattgaaattaaaaacttgagttgatacaatgaaaataatttgtttaataaataaactcaaaatattattgtatctgaatctgaaccacatatttttttttttgataaatcatgaaaatagcgtAATTTGGctgtgtcatcacaaataaaacacacacacaattacccaatacacttttaataatacaaaaacttttaatattttaataaaggttgtcgattctcaaaaaatgtcattgtattaactcaaatttttaatttcaatgaactcaaaattttaaggcaactgtCAAActcagtttttttaaataatattttacagagaccacttaacattaaaaatcatatatatatatatatatatatatgtatatatatatatatatatatatatatatatatatatatatatatatatatatatatatatatatatatatatatatatatatacatatatatatatatatatatatatatatatgtatatatatatatatatatatatatatatatatatatatacatatatatatatatacatatatatatatatatatatacgtatatatatatatatatatatatatatatatatatatatatatatatatatatatatatatatataaatgataattaaagtagttaactaatgttcaTTAATGTGAAGCCTCATTGTAAAGTGTAACCTAAATGATCATCATATAACAGCAGTGAAAACATGAATCACTCTCCCcgaaaaatcaaatcaaatcaatttCACTAAGTGATAATAATTGCTAGAGATGACCTGTGAGGTGTTTCACTGTTACACAGCTCATGGAAATCCCAAACGAACCACACTGGTTTCCACATCCCTTTGTTCAGAGCTTCTGCTTGCTGGGAATTCACACTTCTCTATCGCATACATATATAAGTTGCTCAGGTCTGAAAGGACTTCAGTGAAAGGGAAGAGAGTCACCGCAACTCATTCAGTTCAAGGTAAGACTCAAACTCATCCTGACTGCCTGTGGACAGCAATGTGGGACATTATTCAGATATTTGTTATTCAGATAATGTTTACTTCTATATTAGCATCAACTTTTAAATCATttacacaataataatatacTATTAATAGTATTTTtgccttttttgtttgtttagatgAACAAGATTGTCTTTGTTATTCTGCAAGCTGTCCTTCAGTGGCAGGCGGCACTTCACTGAGGAACCTCACACCAAATGGTGACTACTGCTTAAATCTTAATATctttaaactatatatatatatagtgtgtatattcaaatttaatttaactgttttctatttgaatatattttaaaatgtatttcattgatcaaagctgaattttcagcatcactacTCCAGTGTTCAGTGTGTCACATGATACTTCAGAAATCAGACTGatttgatttgctgctcaagaaacatttctgattattaatTGTGAAAACATTCGTGCTGCGTAATATTTCAAACTGTGATACattctttgatgaacaaaaatacatttatatgaaacatacataatacattttgatacatttaatgtgttcttgctgaataaaagcattcCTTTATGGAAGTAGACGTCATTGCTTGAGTGTGTCTGATGAATGATCTTTTCTGTTGTAGTTGTGGCTCTGGACGTGTCagatctgtccagctctgaggtcTCACTGTATTGTGGACAGCAGTATGAAGGAGAGGAAATTCGCTGGGAGATGAATGGGAAAAGCATCTCCGAGACGGGAAACCGCATCACTGTTACCATCGACGGGCTGCTCGGGGGAAACTTCACGTGTCACAGAGCAAACAGCGGAGATCTCCTGAATCACACACTGCTGCTGGTCCATCCGCTCAACTTTCCTAAAGGAGGAGTTCTTACACAGTCCGGGGACAGAGGTAAATATAAAGAATATGTCCGTGTTCAGTGTAATAGCAAAAGTATTAGGAGAAAAAGATTTTTCTGGTCCCAAGGAATAGTCGAAGTGGGTTAAATACTCTAGTGGGTTAAACCACTGAACTGATGGACAGAAGGTTGCTGGTTCGATCCCGCCTGTGTGTCCTTGAGCTAGGCACTTTATTCCATATTGCTTCAAGAGGAATGAGTTATTTATGCATAACTGCcatatgcataaatgtaaatgtctttattgacTAGCCTATAGAGAAACATAATGTGTGCAA
Encoded here:
- the ubtd2 gene encoding LOW QUALITY PROTEIN: ubiquitin domain-containing protein 2 (The sequence of the model RefSeq protein was modified relative to this genomic sequence to represent the inferred CDS: deleted 2 bases in 2 codons) yields the protein MKTSMGGCVGSHHDSSGSLNENSDGTGVALGRNQPLKREKPKWKSDYPMTDGQLRSKRDEFWDTAPAFEGRKEIWDALKAAAQAFESNDHELAQAIIDGASITLPHGALTECYDELGNRYQLPVYCLSPPVNMIEEKSESETIEAPEAPASEGQECQLRLRLSTGRDLRLAVRTSDNVQQMKRRLQTQEGVAATSQRWFFSGRPLTDKMKLDELKISRDYVVQVIVSQPPTTPPLPQNPTPVEN